A portion of the Gemmatimonadaceae bacterium genome contains these proteins:
- a CDS encoding winged helix-turn-helix domain-containing protein: protein MYAFGDFRFDSATGELTRGDAVERLAPQTALVLRVLVERSGEVISRDEFRRRVWPNATVEFDQGLNFSIRQLRIALGDDAAAPTYIETLPRRGYRFRARVVRDEVDAVQPDSPSAQTGAGRRVIAQRWAALALAIVVFGGAVAWVAHRSGRAPVLAIVPFDADSTVPGLAEYRDELSESLVERLTSRLGASAVIVGPAMTKRFGSRTPIDSIHATLGAAYAISGVVRRRANGVDIFAQYVRAKDRGHVWGFRVLDSTAHRDAEIGAHIADSVAAIVLSPTPRAARGFERPVKPR from the coding sequence GTGTACGCCTTTGGTGATTTTCGGTTTGATTCCGCGACCGGCGAGCTGACTCGGGGTGACGCGGTCGAACGCCTCGCGCCGCAGACCGCGCTCGTGCTCCGCGTGCTCGTCGAGCGATCTGGCGAGGTAATCTCGCGCGACGAGTTCCGCCGGCGCGTGTGGCCGAACGCAACGGTCGAGTTCGACCAAGGGCTCAACTTCAGCATCCGCCAGCTGCGCATTGCGCTTGGCGACGACGCGGCCGCGCCGACGTACATCGAAACCCTGCCGCGCCGCGGCTATCGGTTTCGCGCGCGAGTCGTGCGTGACGAAGTGGACGCCGTCCAACCTGACTCTCCGAGCGCGCAGACCGGCGCTGGCCGTCGCGTCATAGCTCAGCGCTGGGCCGCTCTCGCTCTGGCGATCGTCGTGTTCGGCGGCGCCGTCGCATGGGTCGCGCACAGGTCGGGTCGTGCGCCCGTTCTGGCGATCGTTCCGTTCGATGCGGATTCGACCGTTCCCGGCCTGGCAGAGTACCGCGATGAGCTGAGCGAGTCGCTCGTCGAGCGCTTGACCAGCCGACTCGGCGCATCGGCCGTGATCGTCGGCCCGGCTATGACGAAGCGATTCGGATCGCGTACGCCGATCGACAGCATTCACGCCACGCTCGGTGCGGCCTACGCTATTTCGGGTGTCGTACGCCGGCGCGCGAATGGGGTGGATATATTCGCGCAATACGTGCGCGCGAAGGACCGCGGCCACGTCTGGGGATTCCGTGTTCTCGATTCCACCGCGCACCGTGACGCCGAGATCGGCGCACACATCGCGGATTCGGTCGCGGCGATCGTTCTGAGTCCGACGCCGCGAGCGGCACGCGGCTTCGAGCGGCCGGTCAAACCGCGGTAG